acacaaattatttttatcgataatatataatttcgactaaaaaaataaaactattaaattttattatcggttcgattaaataatttaaaaataaattcaaccaattaaaaattaatattagctaattttaaataaatattatattttgtattttatatttatttcattattacaaattttataacaatttattttttataaaaagtgaaattattatatttaaatggatacatttaaatatttatttgaaaaaaaacaaTCATactgtttatttttaatatttaaagaaagtttgaattaattaaaattttatattattttatattaatacttatattttattattatttataatagcaataattatttaaaaattattttatataaaaatataaatacataaaaaaataatgaataactaatactaatatatataaatataatattaatctatataaatatatgaaggggagaggcaataatgagattttaatatttctttttatttttatattaataaaaaattatttaaattaatttattttaaatttattatgtaaattaattttaaaatgattaaaaattttctctgttatgtaaaatagaaaaaggaaaaaaaaactagAATTTATACTCACGATGTAGAtaacaataagaataaaaaaattattattatttaaaataaatttcaaaatttatttaaatttaaaacaaattaattcaaattcattcCTATTTGATCATGAAATTGTTATTTAAATCAAAACCTTTATTTTTCATCGGTAAAAGATCAAGGCTCAGCAAACAagggaaaaattaattaaagaaagaagaagaagaagaagaagaactagAATTTCAACTTATGTGAAAGCAAAGGTGAAAACTAAGAGATGATTAAAGTTGCAGATATAATTCAGAGAAAGCGGAAAAATTAAGCGGAAGCAGACTCCCTCTCCACAGCTTTCTTCAAGAGACTATCTTCTTCCAACACCATCTGAATAGGCAAAAAGCCCATCCCATTAGCCATAGCCAGCATCATCTGCTTCGTCTCTTCCTTAAACTCCTCCAAATCTACTCCACCATTCAAATCATGATCAAACTGCTCAAACAGAGAGCTATAAACTCGAGCCAGTTCTTCTGGGTCTCTCTTCACATCTATTCCAAAGTGGGTCTCGAAAACCCTCAAACTCCGCAGCTCCTTCAACATTTCTGCGTAGGAAAGCAGACCATCTTGGTCGGTATCAAGATGAGCAAAACGATCACGTATTGATACAGTGAATGCTTCTTCGTCCTCCACGAAGTTCACAATGGTGGCACCGTCCAAAACTTCTACGCTCATTTTGATGGTATATGCTTGagttgagataaaaaaaaaaagtggaagATCAAAGATTTAAAGAGGAAGGATTTGATTGTAATGATGAATCAGAAGCTGGGTTTGTGTTCATATATATAGTTGCAGGGAAGAacatgccaaaaaaaaaaaattatgctgTAGCTTTTGGGTCcatcttctttatttttcatcTCTATAATTGCCATTTGACTAGGTGTAAGGCTGGTTTCAAATTCGTCAAATTCTGGGTGACAggtaaataactttttttttaaaaaaaaaaataaaatataaatttttatgtagtttgaattatttttgttttgacaaaaaaaaaacgtTGAGGCGTGTGGTTCCCTTGTGAAAATTTCAATGGGCTAACAATGGCTAAACCATCAATTCTGAACCTTTTCTTTCTAAAACAACGAGACCCACAGACTAACCGAGAGGCGACTTCTTCCTCAGAATAACAATGGCTTCCTGTCTTTTGCTGCGCTTTCGGTGAAAAGTCGTCTCGTAGAATACTCTTGACCATATGAAcaatttgttttctttcttataAGAATTATAGCCCTTTTTATCAATGTGCTTGCAGATCAGCCGAACTAAATGATGTATTCAACGAACTTTACTTATAAagtaaagaaaggaaaaaaaaaaaaattatcattcaaTACAGTGtcgaacaaaaaaaataaatcccaTAATAGAGTTGGGtgcattatttataataattcagtttaatttattttaaataaatttaaaaaaaatatttaaattttaaatcttatagAGTTACACGGCCTTGTAACTGTAAACAGTGGATAGTGGCAGCaactatttaatatttgaaaaaaaaaattacagaaaaCTATCAAAAGAAATTCTTGGCTCTATTACTATCAAAACTTTATCTAAAATCAAAACAGTttttttgataataaaaatttattttttctatttatttttttgagctATTTTTGTTAGGTGTTAGCATTATTTTCTATGCAACTAGACAATATTACAAAAATAGATCTAAAATAgtaatagtaaattattattttatatattttaattatacctaataaaaatttaaaaatcaatatatttatttactCGATTAAATATAtgacaataatttaattattttttaaaatgtatttaaaattataattttattgaataaaaaataaatttttattaattattatatattaataaaaaaagtgaattttttttaaccGATAAAAGGACGTTTGATCATAAAATCTGtggatatataaatatttaaattcaaatacaCTGCAATTTTAAGTAactcttaaattataaaatatatgtataGTTCATTAAATATACGTGATTACACATGAATAATCTAATATATGGTAAATTTTGatgttttatttatatattttgattctgaaaaatttataaatttttttatattggtATCAAAGTCAGGATCACCTTCGtaaatactaatgcaatacatccTAGTATAACGGCCATAATCTTTTATttccgttttttttttttaaattattaaatgttttttttatttaaatttattttcaatagaCATTTTTTTCTTACTTATAACTTACTCTATATTTTTCTGTAAAATGTGAAAttaatatcatcgataaactattgaaataagatttttaacaatatattatatataatttgttgATATATATCGGctgaaatataaattatcaaaattgatacatttttaaatataatctgtttgttttaaaatacttttagaAACTGTTTCAATCACGGTAGAAGCTAGGTGAACTCCAAACTCTATGATAGATTAGTTTTTGACAAAATCTATCACCATAAAATGATTCGGAGCGCTTGAAAACCCCCTTACCAGAGAAGAAATGAGAAGCTTTAACGGCCTAGAGACCCACGTGCAGCTCTTGTGCATTGAGCGCGAGTCCAGACCTAATAGCCTGGACTCAGCAAGCCACAGGCACACTCACATTGGGCCTTTTAGAGCCCAAGCACGCATGCTGGGCTAGCTGGCTGAGGCATTCGCGCGTAGAGCCTGTAGAGCCCAAGAGCGCTCGTGCTGGGCCTGCGAATCCTAGGAGTATGCGCTGGTGCCCAGGCGTGCGGCCTGAATCTTTAGTAGGACTaggcttattttttttttttaaataaaatggaaCTTCTGAtccaaaatttatttaaaaaaattatttgatgagtgatatttataaaaaaaaaaaaattggatatgttttatataattatttttaaataatttttaattattattaaataatttttttagcaagtttttttagaaaatattcaaAGTTTTTCTATTAATGTTGTCatgtcattttatttttatttatttatttttttaccttaatttttttttatatgtacaAGTTATTTGTGGTTGAGTAGGAGCGCTTCAACTCAGTGAAAAACTCAGGTAGATAGATGATTAGATAGATTATCTCTAAAATGGAttctataaatatttaagatgagATAAACCGTCTGTAATTTATCATACATGTGAATGATAAGGTGCAattgattatttaaaaaaaatattttttacaagaCAGATATGTATTCTTTAATGATTGTATTGTCTAATTTCActctaaaaagtattttttagattttatttggaAGAGGGTCACTGACTTTGTAATGgaatttattaatgaatataTCAAAGTGGATTGCAAATGGGACGATATCTCATTCGATGTGATTATAAGACTTattagtataaattaatttttttaaagtaaaactaCTTAAAGTTAATTGTAATCTGAAACAATTAGAAAATGGTCTATCTAGTTTACTAGAAAATTCGAATCTTGTGAATCATATTGTTTTAAATTGATTGgagttttaaatattctaattttttatatttttttttacgatgaacattaatataatatttaattttttataatattaaataatatattattttattttataaatagttattatttatttttttatatatatcataatattatttttgagtTAGTGTTTCTAGATATCAAtcatgaaatataaaattaaataaattataaataatttagtgaattttttactctaaatctaatgtaaaataattattaatataattaattattattaaggtTAATATACGTATAAACTACGACATTATTCATGTGCCTAAATATCTCTAAATTAGATTTAGAATAATATCTTCTTCTAAATCTTTTTAGTGGATCTTAATAAGTGAAAAGTTAAAtaagaataattataaaatctaaagaaaagttaaataagaataatta
This genomic interval from Manihot esculenta cultivar AM560-2 chromosome 12, M.esculenta_v8, whole genome shotgun sequence contains the following:
- the LOC110628433 gene encoding uncharacterized protein LOC110628433; this encodes MSVEVLDGATIVNFVEDEEAFTVSIRDRFAHLDTDQDGLLSYAEMLKELRSLRVFETHFGIDVKRDPEELARVYSSLFEQFDHDLNGGVDLEEFKEETKQMMLAMANGMGFLPIQMVLEEDSLLKKAVERESASA